The Candidatus Eremiobacterota bacterium genome has a segment encoding these proteins:
- a CDS encoding M4 family metallopeptidase, protein MSVVPPYLLEALERHPSERVRTAAQRTRSARVPHEQPTRPAARIAVHRPHPKHRLIYDDRHEQVLPGVLVRSEAEPSSGDGDVDRAYDMAGETLDFYAAVFGRDSIDDRGMHVISTVHYGERYLNAFWDGAQMVYGDGDGEVFASFTTCLDITAHELTHGVTQADVGFVYDGETAVLCESIADVFGSLVKQRMLGQTADEADWVLGSGIYGSGIKGVGLRSMASPGSAYDDPLLGGRDPQVAHMRDYVELGTTERTAHRNCGIPNHAFYLFAKAVGGNAWDVAGHVWYDALRSGLHRACEFRGFALATAEAARSHGAPVVEALHHAWRSVGVSVPQRAASAG, encoded by the coding sequence ATGTCAGTCGTTCCGCCGTATCTGTTGGAGGCGCTCGAGCGGCATCCGAGCGAGCGCGTGCGGACCGCGGCGCAGCGGACGCGCTCGGCGCGCGTGCCGCACGAGCAGCCGACGCGGCCGGCGGCGCGGATCGCGGTCCATCGGCCGCACCCCAAGCACCGGTTGATTTACGACGATCGTCACGAACAGGTGTTGCCGGGCGTTCTCGTGCGGAGCGAGGCCGAGCCGAGCAGCGGCGACGGCGACGTCGACCGCGCGTACGACATGGCCGGAGAGACGCTCGACTTCTACGCAGCGGTCTTCGGCCGGGACTCGATCGACGATCGCGGCATGCACGTCATCTCCACGGTTCACTACGGAGAGCGGTATCTGAACGCGTTCTGGGACGGCGCGCAGATGGTGTACGGCGACGGGGACGGTGAAGTGTTCGCGAGCTTCACCACGTGTCTTGACATCACGGCGCACGAGCTCACGCACGGTGTGACCCAGGCGGACGTCGGGTTCGTCTATGACGGCGAGACGGCGGTGCTGTGCGAGTCGATCGCGGACGTCTTCGGGTCGCTGGTGAAGCAACGCATGCTGGGGCAGACGGCGGATGAAGCGGACTGGGTGCTCGGCTCGGGCATCTACGGCTCGGGGATCAAGGGCGTCGGGTTGCGGTCGATGGCATCACCGGGCTCGGCATACGATGATCCCTTGCTCGGCGGTCGCGATCCTCAAGTGGCTCACATGCGCGACTACGTCGAGCTGGGGACGACGGAACGGACGGCTCACCGGAACTGCGGCATCCCGAACCATGCGTTCTACCTTTTCGCGAAGGCCGTGGGCGGGAACGCGTGGGACGTCGCGGGACACGTGTGGTACGACGCTTTGCGTTCCGGACTGCACCGCGCGTGCGAGTTTCGCGGCTTTGCGCTTGCCACGGCGGAGGCGGCGCGGTCGCACGGCGCACCCGTCGTGGAGGCGCTTCACCACGCGTGGCGCAGCGTCGGCGTCAGCGTCCCTCAGCGGGCGGCGTCGGCGGGTTAG